The Bacteroidota bacterium genome has a window encoding:
- a CDS encoding adenine phosphoribosyltransferase, with protein sequence MDVVSRICTAIRDIPDFPQPGILFKDITPILLDPALCSDIVGAIHQDFSGQKIGGIVGVESRGFLFGMMLAQRFQVPFIPIRKKGKLPYRTVSYEYKLEYGSATMEMHEDAIEPGTRILVHDDLLATGGTAAAAAELIRHLRGEVAGFSFVVSLDFLNGRDKLNPYGAPVKALVSY encoded by the coding sequence ATGGACGTAGTATCCCGTATCTGTACCGCAATTCGCGATATACCCGATTTTCCGCAACCCGGAATCCTGTTCAAGGATATCACGCCGATTCTGCTCGATCCTGCTTTGTGTTCGGATATCGTCGGAGCCATTCACCAGGATTTTTCCGGACAAAAGATCGGCGGTATAGTAGGAGTAGAGAGCCGGGGCTTTCTCTTCGGCATGATGCTCGCCCAGCGATTCCAGGTGCCCTTCATCCCCATTCGCAAGAAAGGGAAGCTTCCGTATCGAACCGTTTCATACGAATACAAACTCGAGTACGGCAGTGCAACGATGGAGATGCACGAAGACGCGATCGAGCCGGGTACACGCATCCTGGTGCACGATGATCTGCTGGCAACCGGCGGAACCGCGGCCGCGGCCGCCGAGTTGATCCGCCACCTGCGCGGTGAAGTCGCCGGCTTTTCATTCGTAGTTAGCCTCGACTTTCTCAACGGTCGGGATAAACTGAACCCATACGGCGCTCCCGTTAAAGCGCTGGTATCTTATTGA
- a CDS encoding helix-hairpin-helix domain-containing protein, which yields MRRSANRFSVFHTWKDHFTFTRRERKGIAILSLILLGQCAYLYYLNKFAAPPLPSDAATLQRKLVEAMNSRQPDEEHQGLQREPWKRTGSVVKTIAPFDPNRLDAAGWERLGLTAKQAGSVLKYLEKGGRFRVKSDLAKAYGIGVKRAKMLAPFLLLPDSLPDRVRQSAVYKRRGLQLLELNGADSASLEALPGIGPGLAGRIVRYRDRLGGYHTLEQLKEVWGVDDSLYSFIVRRLTVDESGLHRKLYLNTDSLERFGRHPYLGWKLGRILINYRKQHGPYQHVEELLKTGLIEEDIFRKLAPYLEVGYSE from the coding sequence ATGCGCCGGTCGGCTAATCGCTTTTCGGTCTTCCATACCTGGAAGGACCATTTCACTTTCACCAGACGCGAACGAAAAGGGATCGCCATCCTGAGTCTGATCCTGCTGGGGCAATGCGCATACCTGTATTACCTGAACAAGTTTGCAGCTCCGCCCTTGCCTTCCGACGCGGCCACCTTGCAACGCAAACTGGTGGAAGCGATGAATAGCAGACAGCCCGATGAAGAGCATCAGGGCTTGCAGCGCGAGCCTTGGAAGCGCACTGGTTCAGTTGTAAAGACGATAGCTCCATTCGATCCAAACCGACTGGATGCTGCAGGCTGGGAACGGCTTGGACTGACAGCGAAGCAAGCCGGATCGGTGCTCAAGTACCTGGAGAAAGGCGGACGCTTTCGGGTGAAAAGTGATTTGGCAAAGGCATACGGAATCGGAGTGAAGCGTGCAAAGATGCTTGCACCATTTCTGCTGCTGCCGGATTCACTGCCGGATCGTGTTCGGCAATCGGCTGTCTATAAGCGAAGAGGACTCCAACTGCTCGAATTGAATGGAGCCGACTCTGCCTCGCTGGAAGCTTTGCCCGGAATCGGCCCCGGATTGGCCGGCAGGATCGTGCGGTACCGCGATCGGCTCGGTGGTTATCATACGTTGGAGCAGCTGAAGGAGGTTTGGGGTGTTGACGACAGCTTGTATTCATTCATCGTACGCCGCTTGACGGTTGATGAATCGGGGCTTCATCGCAAGTTGTACTTGAACACGGATTCACTCGAGCGCTTCGGCCGGCATCCTTACCTCGGTTGGAAGTTGGGCCGCATCCTGATCAATTACCGGAAGCAGCACGGTCCCTATCAACACGTGGAGGAACTACTGAAAACCGGGTTGATAGAAGAGGACATTTTCCGTAAACTTGCGCCTTATCTGGAAGTCGGGTACAGTGAATAA
- a CDS encoding SDR family oxidoreductase, with protein sequence MSNSTTILITGSNGLLGQKIVYGLIGRDNIRCVASSRGENRLMRKDGYEYVSLDITDPDQVRSVMERYRPDAVIHTAALTNVDACESRREEAVLMNVTATEYLVHACNEHGSHLVHLSTDFVFDGANGPYIESDQPNPLSHYAATKLESERVVMATARSWAILRTIIIYGVVDDNSRSNVVLWTLNSLKAGKSINAINDQFRSPTLAEDLADACIEAAVRRANGIYHVSGRELMCILDMVKIVADYFQLDASLIRSVSSDELNQPARRPPVTGFIIGKAERELGFRPRSFLEGLEVVKKQLIMVGALPGE encoded by the coding sequence GGCAGCAACGGCCTGCTTGGACAAAAGATCGTTTACGGCTTGATCGGCAGGGACAACATTCGTTGTGTTGCAAGTTCCCGCGGTGAGAACCGCTTAATGAGGAAAGACGGATACGAATATGTCTCCCTCGACATTACGGATCCTGACCAGGTCAGGTCGGTCATGGAGCGCTATCGGCCAGATGCGGTGATCCACACCGCCGCGCTCACCAACGTCGATGCCTGCGAGAGCAGGAGGGAAGAAGCCGTGCTGATGAATGTGACGGCGACCGAGTACCTCGTGCATGCATGTAATGAGCACGGATCGCACCTGGTTCACCTTTCGACTGATTTCGTTTTCGACGGGGCAAACGGTCCCTACATCGAATCGGATCAGCCGAACCCCTTGAGTCATTATGCCGCTACCAAACTGGAATCGGAGCGGGTGGTCATGGCGACGGCGCGATCCTGGGCGATTCTCCGCACGATCATCATTTACGGAGTGGTCGACGACAACAGCCGCTCCAATGTCGTGCTGTGGACCCTGAACTCACTGAAGGCCGGTAAATCCATCAATGCGATCAATGACCAGTTCCGCTCTCCCACCTTGGCGGAAGACCTCGCCGATGCCTGCATCGAAGCAGCGGTCAGGCGCGCCAACGGGATCTATCATGTCTCCGGTCGTGAACTCATGTGCATTCTCGACATGGTGAAGATCGTGGCGGATTATTTCCAACTGGACGCTTCGCTGATCCGATCCGTCAGTTCCGATGAGTTGAACCAACCTGCACGGAGACCACCGGTGACCGGTTTCATCATCGGAAAGGCCGAACGTGAATTGGGCTTTCGTCCGCGTTCATTCCTGGAAGGACTCGAGGTTGTGAAGAAACAGCTTATAATGGTTGGCGCATTGCCGGGGGAGTAG